The Vicia villosa cultivar HV-30 ecotype Madison, WI linkage group LG1, Vvil1.0, whole genome shotgun sequence genome includes a region encoding these proteins:
- the LOC131627237 gene encoding protein MAIN-LIKE 1-like, producing MRGFRVPRRQSGRASTAVEEQVVQVEVAEVEEAVLYVGKVEVEVDDDQIGQERVVQNTDTTTGASTEPSVHTDGALPRGPSDRSVLMGYTDHVAYRIWQGEDRPVLKVASHGSKLKNFPERPMLKQARRIVKDFHLMDFAGCSLTMLDASLLSAFVERWHPETSSFHLPFGEMTVTLDDVDALFHFPIAGRYHAVVKVYMLRLVVCSLFVDKYGVYIDACYLSLFSTLDTPCWAWGVAELTMLYMVLDATSRPDTRQLAGYPSLLHCWIYEYFPHICERKIQRVMAVDPCAKRWKAKQAIPGGLIEYRWRLDALTLDDVIWTPYTSHRSHRPFNVSSLYSGYVRWESHVARHLPERCLRQYESHHQLPREIIDTTVEVQQPRQCEDGYLEWFHDVSHPRVIPPAASSDIPGPSRTRDSSDPSPPPLPPPVGDQDSRLQFIAVHLDSLMGLVNPDGEVYTILARLTDVARGGPM from the exons ATGAGGGGATTCCGCGTACCTCGTCGTCAGAGTGGTAGAGCATCCACTGCTGTGGAGGAGCAAGTGGTTCAGGTTGAGGTGGCTGAGGTTGAGGAGGCGGTGCTATATGTTGGGA AGGTTGAGGTTGAGGTGGATGATGATCAGATAGGTCAAGAGCGGGTGGTGCAGAATACAGACACCACCACTGGTGCATCTACAGAGCCATCAGTACACACTGATGGAGCTTTGCCCAGAGGACCTTCTGACAGGTCCGTGTTGATGGGATACACTGACCATGTCGCTTATAGGATATGGCAGGGCGAG GACCGACCAGTGTTGAAGGTCGCTTCTCACGGGtcgaagttgaagaacttcccCGAGAGACCGATGCTTAAGCAAGCGAGGAGGATAGTTAAGGACTTCCATCTAATGGACTTTGCTGGATGCTCCCTGACGATGCTGGACGCCTCGCTGTTATCAGCTTTTGTTGAGAGATGGCACCCGGAGACATCATCCTTCCATCTTCCATTTGGGGAGATGACGGTGACTTTGGATGATGTGGATGCCCTATTTCACTTTCCGATTGCTG GGAGGTACCATGCTGTCGTTAAAGTGTACATGCTACGTCTAGTGGTGTGTAGTCTCTTTGTGGACAAGTACGGAGTTTATATAGATGCCTGTTATCTCTCTCTATTCAGCACCCTTGACACCCCATGTTGGGCTTGGGGAGTGGCGGAATTGACGATGTTGTACATGGTGCTAGATGCTACATCTCGTCCTGACACGAGACAACTTGCTGGTTACCCGAGCTTGTTACAT TGTTGGATCTACGAGTACTTCCCTCACATATGTGAGCGGAAGATCCAACGTGTTATGGCTGTTGACCCATGTGCGAAGAGGTGGAAGGCCAAACAGGCCATTCCAGGAGGGTTGATTGAGTACAGATGGAGGCTGGATGCTCTGACGCTGGATGATGTCATTTGGACACCGTATACAAGTCACCGCTCTCATCGTCCTTTTAATGTGTCTTCCTTATATTCAGGGTATGTCAGATGGGAGAGCCATGTGGCTAGACACTTGCCTGAGAGGTGTCTACGACAGTATG AGTCACATCATCAGCTCCCCCGTGAGATCATTGATACAACCGTTGAGGTTCAGCAGCCCAGGCAGTGCGAGGATGGATATCTAGAGTGGTTCCACGATGTGTCACACCCTAGAGTCATACCACCTGCCGCATCATCAGATATTCCAGGGCCTTCACGTACCAGGGATTCTTCCGATCCATCACCACCACCACTTCCACCTCCCGTAGGTGACCAGGACAGCCGCCTACAGTTCATCGCCGTTCACTTAGATAGCCTCATGGGTTTGGTGAACCCTGATGGTGAGGTTTATACTATTTTAGCTAGGTTGACTGATGTTGCCCGTGGAGGGCCTAtgtag
- the LOC131636626 gene encoding cytochrome P450 736A117-like → MLLIIISSIFLIFFMIIKWYLNSTKTKNSPPSPPKLPIIGNLHQLGLFPHRTLQFLAKQYGPFMQIHLGSVPVLVISSPEAASEIMKTHDRVFANRPQTKLYDILLYDCKDVSAAPYGEYWRQIRSISVLHLLSAKRVQSLRAVREEEVGFMVEKIKQCSSASVAVNISELVSTTINCIVCRVALGRKYSGESGKGFKKLLMDFTELLGTVIVGDYVPWLDWVTHVSGVYARAKRVAKQFDDLLEDVVEEHINKQKGDSDCSSAEEHGDFVDVLLWIQRTESLGFPIDRTVIKALLLDMFSAGTDTISTLLEWAMTELLRHPNIMKKLQEEIRRVACDKTNITEDDLGNLKYLPAVIKETLRLHPPIPLLVPRENRQDIKVKGYDIKAGTRILINAWAIARDPTYWEQPEDFKPERFLNNEIDMKGNDFQLIPFGAGRRGCPGIVYAMAAGEIVLANLVHKFNWELHGGGAGLEKLDMSETFGLTMHRKTPLEAAATLNGF, encoded by the exons ATGCTACTCATAATAATCTCTTCCATCTTTCTCATCTTTTTTATGATAATCAAATGGTATCTCAATTCTACAAAAACCAAAAACTCACCACCCTCTCCTCCAAAATTACCTATAATAGGAAATCTCCATCAACTTGGCCTATTCCCTCACCGCACACTTCAATTTCTAGCTAAACAATATGGCCCTTTCATGCAAATCCATCTTGGTAGTGTACCAGTTCTTGTAATCTCATCACCTGAAGCAGCAAGTGAGATTATGAAAACTCATGACCGCGTCTTTGCAAACAGACCCCAAACTAAACTTTATGACATACTTTTATATGATTGCAAAGATGTTTCTGCAGCTCCATATGGAGAGTATTGGAGACAGATAAGGAGTATATCTGTTTTACATCTTCTTAGTGCCAAAAGGGTTCAATCTCTTCGTGCTGTGAGAGAGGAAGAAGTTGGTTTTATGGTGGAGAAAATAAAGCAGTGTTCTTCTGCTTCAGTGGCAGTGAATATAAGTGAATTagtctccacaactatcaattgTATAGTTTGTAGGGTTGCTTTGGGGAGAAAGTATAGCGGTGAAAGTGGGAAGGGGTTTAAGAAGTTGTTGATGGATTTTACAGAGTTACTTGGTACTGTTATTGTTGGTGACTATGTTCCGTGGCTTGATTGGGTGACCCATGTTTCTGGGGTTTATGCAAGAGCTAAAAGAGTTGCTAAACAGTTTGATGATCTTTTGGAGGATGTTGTTGAAGAGCATATAAATAAACAGAAAGGAGACAGTGATTGTTCAAGTGCTGAAGAACATGGTGACTTTGTTGATGTTTTGCTTTGGATACAAAGGACAGAGTCACTTGGCTTTCCAATTGACAGAACTGTCATAAAAGCTCTGTTATTG GACATGTTTTCTGCTGGTACAGACACCATATCCACTTTGCTAGAGTGGGCAATGACAGAACTTTTAAGACACCCAAATATCATGAAGAAATTACAAGAAGAAATAAGGAGGGTAGCTTGTGATAAAACAAACATCACTGAAGATGATTTAGGTAACCTGAAATATTTACCGGCAGTGATTAAAGAAACCCTGCGATTACATCCCCCGATCCCATTACTAGTCCCTCGAGAAAACAGACAAGATATCAAAGTAAAGGGCTACGACATCAAAGCTGGGACAAGAATACTTATAAATGCTTGGGCCATTGCAAGAGATCCCACATATTGGGAACAACCTGAAGATTTCAAGCCAGAGAGATTCTTGAATAATGAGATAGACATGAAAGGGAATGATTTCCAATTGATTCCATTTGGAGCAGGGAGAAGAGGTTGTCCAGGGATAGTTTATGCTATGGCTGCCGGTGAAATTGTGTTAGCGAACCTTGTGCATAAATTTAACTGGGAATTACATGGTGGTGGTGCAGGATTGGAAAAGTTGGACATGTCTGAAACATTTGGCTTAACCATGCATAGAAAGACTCCTCTTGAAGCTGCTGCAACACTTAATGGTTTctaa